The following proteins are encoded in a genomic region of Nicotiana sylvestris chromosome 4, ASM39365v2, whole genome shotgun sequence:
- the LOC104227077 gene encoding uncharacterized protein, producing the protein MLPLIELIYTKAKQAITYTTVLEIQMIIAISATGFCTVGMIINKDFQLGVNELYDDVLGEDTVEDCVTSPNSLGVAAKSPHTLFDGVERHAANNAPSIDLSLPKESHLVLPEDVVLSKPTMTSKMEVSASQAKRLKAFEPTPWSLHLDAPNFKPQETIFRIKLSFVNTMWHTLCEWIEEFSLDSMDSFTKLEKSIALSLEEIKKENVIDTSTLEALVEASFKTYADYDALRSSKMTKEFHQESLSDARRRLDDAKREYEKVSESVEKLQAILANVEQQLASLASRKKKIIALLDNQQVKLAKSEENVDITEWEIYTIEANHPLSDDEAEKLSLLKGAVETSRQQILSFKPFP; encoded by the exons ATGTTGCCGCTTATTGAGTTGATTTATACGAAGGCAAAACAAGCGATTACTTATACTACTGTGTTGGAGATTCAGATGATTATTGCTATTTCCGCTACCGGTTTTTGCACCGTTGGAATGATAATTAATAAGGATTTTCAG tTGGGCGTCAATGAGTTGTATGATGACGTGCTTGGTGAAGACACGGTGGAAGACTGTGTTACAAGCCCAAATTCCCTCGGTGTGGCCGCAAAAAGTCCTCACACTTTATTTGATGGTGTTGAACGTCACGCTGCAAACAATGCTCCGTCGATAGATTTGAGTCTACCCAAAGAGTCGCACCTTGTTCTTCCAGAAGATGTTGTGCTTTCCAAGCCAACCATGACGAGTAAGATGGAGGTTTCCGCAAGTCAAGCAAAACGTCTAAAAGCCTTCGAGCCTACTCCATGGTCGTTGCATCTTGATGCTCCAAACTTTAAGCCACAAGAGACTATTTTCCGTATTAAACTTTCTTTTGTTAACACGATGTGGCATACCTTGTGTGAATGGATCGAAGAGTTCTCTCTTGATTCTATGGATAGCTTCACAAAGTTGGAGAAAAGTATTGCTTTGAGTCTTGAGGAAATTAAGAAAGAAAATGTTATTGATACTTCTACCTTAGAGGCTCTCGTCGAGGCTTCCTTCAAGACGTACGCAGATTACGATGCTTTAAGATCGTCCAAGATGACTAAAGAATTTCACCAAGAGTCACTTTCTGATGCACGACGACGCCTTGATGATGCAAAACGGGAATATGAAAAAGTGAGCGAGTCTGTAGAAAAACTTCAAGCCATTCTTGCGAATGTTGAACAACAGCTAGCTTCCTTGGCCTCCAGAAAGAAGAAGATCATTGCACTCTTGGACAATCAACAAGTGAAGTTGGCTAAAAGTGAAGAGAACGTTGATATTACAGAATGGGAGATTTACACCATTGAAGCCAATCATCCATTATCTGACGATGAAGCAGAGAAATTATCCCTCCTGAAAGGGGCAGTTGAGACAAGCCGCCAACAAATCCTTAGCTTCAAACCTTTTCCATGA
- the LOC138890182 gene encoding uncharacterized protein — protein sequence MEEVLWAYRTTHRTPTQATPYSLVYGVEAVLALERQIPSLQLAVQEGLTEEENARLHLEELESLDEKRLEAQQSLECYQARLYRAFNKKVRLRSFQVGDQVLAVRRPIITSRKSGGKFTSK from the coding sequence ATGGAAGAAGTTTTGTGGGCATATCGTACGACTCATCGCACGCCGACACAAGCAACTCCTTATTCTCTTGTTTATGGAGTCGAAGCAGTTCTTGCTCTTGAGCGTCAAATACCGTCCTTGCAACTCGCTGTCCAAGAAGGTCTTACTGAGGAAGAAAACGCTCGCCTACACCTTGAAGAACTTGAGTCCCTTGATGAAAAAAGGCTAGAAGCTCAAcaaagtcttgaatgttatcaagctcgtcTTTATCGTGCTTTCAACAAAAAGGTTCGATTGAGGTCCTTCCAAGTTGGCGATCAAGTTCTTGCAGTAAGAAGACCTATTATCACCTCTCGCAAATCTGGGGGCAAATTCACTTCAAAGTAG